ACCGCAACGAGCCCGTCTACGCGCAGCAGTGCGCCTACGACACGTACGTGTGGAAGCCGGTGGACACGCGCGAGCTCAAGGGCACGGAGGGGCCGCCGCGCTGGCCGGACCTCACCGCCGGGACGAACGAGCGGGTGCGGCGCGAGGAGGACTACAGCGTGCTGGTGCGCTACGACGACGGCGGCGTGAAGCAGCACGAGGTGAAGCCCACGCGCGAGGAGGAGTTCGTCGCGTGGAAGAAGGGCCAGGGCGTCACGCTCACCGTGACGAACCTGGGCAAGGTGGAGCAGGCCGTCCGCCGCTGAGAGCGCATCACCGAGGAGCCTCATGGAGTGCACCTGCTGTGGCGCCTGCTGCGTGGCGCCGGACATCGCCGCGCTGGACAAGCCCCTGGGGCTGCGGTGCCCGCACCTGGGCGCGGACAACCTGTGCACCGTCTATGAGCGGCGGCCCCAGGTGTGCCGGGACTACGCGGCGGACGAGGTGTGCCGCCGCATCGAGGCCCCCACGCTGGAGGAGCGCGTGCACAACTACCTGGCGCTGTTCCAGCTCACCGCGGAGGCGCAGGCGGTGCGCGAGTCCGGCTGTGCCTCCATGCGCATGGCGCGCGCCCTCCGGGAGCGGAAGTGACGTTCCAGCCCACCGAGCCGTTCGTCCCCGCGCCGGGCCTCCGTGGCGCGCATGCGCAGACCATCTACGCGTCGGTCGTGCGGCCCACCCGCGTGCCGCCCCTGCGCCGGGAGCGGCGCGATCTGCCGGACGGGGACTTCGTCGACCTGGACACCTTCGACGGCCCGAAGGGCGCGCCGCACGTGGTGGTGCTGCACGGCCTGGAGGGGTCGTCCCAGGCGGGCTACGTCACGGAGGTGCTGCGGGGCGCGGCGAAGCGCGGCTGGGGCGCCACGGCGATCAACTTCCGCTCGTGCAGCGGAGAGCCGAACCGGCTCCCCCGGGCGTACCACTCCGGGGACACGGCGGACACGCTGCTGGTGATGGCGGACGTGCGCGAGCGCATCACCGGGCCGATGCTCGCGGTGGGCTTCTCCCTGGGCGCCAACGTGCTGTGCCGGCTGCTGGAGGAGACCGGGGATCAGGCGCCGGTGGTGGCCGCCGCGTCCATCAGCGCGCCGTACGACCTGGACGCGTGCTGCCGGAAGCTGGATGGCGGCAGCGGCTACCACTGGCTCTACCGCGAGCGGTTCCTGCGCACGCTCAAGAGCAAGGCCCGCGCGAAGTTGCAGCGGTTCCCGGGCGCCTTCGACGGGGCGCGCATGGAGGCCGCGCGCACCATCCGCGGCTACGACGACGTCGTCACGGCGCCGCTGCATGGCTTCCGGGACGCGACGCACTACTACCGGGAGGCGTCATCGGGGCCCAGGCTCGCGGACATCCGCCGGCCCACGCTGCTGCTGAGCTCCGCGGATGATCCGATGCTGGAGGCGCCGGTGATTCCGCCCTCGGCGCGGGACAACCCGTTCCTCAGCGTGGTGCTGACCGAACATGGCGGCCACGTGGGCTTCGTCGCGGGCCGCGTGCACCGCCCGTCCTTCTGGGCGGAGGCGCAGGCGCTCTCGTTCTTCGAGCAGGTGCTCGCCCGCTGATCAGCCGAAGAAGAACATGAAGCCGAGCTTCGCGGACGGCTGGAGCGTGCGCATCATCCACGACTTCGTCTCCACGGGAGACAGCGAGTCGCGGAAGGGCTCGTCCAGCTTCTGGAGGCTGGGGACGTCCATCTCCATGAAGCTCGCGCCGCCGCGCACGAAGAAGCTGAGGCGCCGGGTGGCGTTGAACTCCAGCCCCAGGTGCGTGCTGACGTACGAGTAGCCCACGCGCTCCATGGAAGAGGTGGGCAGCTGCGTGCTGTCCGCGAGCCGCCGGTTCAGCGTCTTCGTGCTCGCGGCCTGCGCGTGTCCGAACTCCCATGAGAACGAGGGCGAGAGCTTGCCTCGCAGCGGCAGCAGCGTGACGCCCGCGCGCAAGGCGCCTCGCAGACCGTTGTGCGCGCCACCGAAGTGCAGCCGCAGGTACGGCGAGGGCCGGAGGACGCCGGAGAGTCCCGCCCCTTCGGGCATGCCCGCGTCGAGCATCAGACCGAAGGGCGCCAGCCGCTCCGGATCATTCATGCGACGGCGGCCTTCGCCCTGCTGTGCCTGAACCTGCGGCAGCTGTGCCTGCGGTGCGGTCTGGGCCACGGCGGAGTGAGCCGCCAGGACCACTGCCGCCGCGGTGACGATGGACACCGCTCCCATG
This genomic stretch from Corallococcus caeni harbors:
- a CDS encoding YkgJ family cysteine cluster protein gives rise to the protein MECTCCGACCVAPDIAALDKPLGLRCPHLGADNLCTVYERRPQVCRDYAADEVCRRIEAPTLEERVHNYLALFQLTAEAQAVRESGCASMRMARALRERK
- a CDS encoding hydrolase produces the protein MTFQPTEPFVPAPGLRGAHAQTIYASVVRPTRVPPLRRERRDLPDGDFVDLDTFDGPKGAPHVVVLHGLEGSSQAGYVTEVLRGAAKRGWGATAINFRSCSGEPNRLPRAYHSGDTADTLLVMADVRERITGPMLAVGFSLGANVLCRLLEETGDQAPVVAAASISAPYDLDACCRKLDGGSGYHWLYRERFLRTLKSKARAKLQRFPGAFDGARMEAARTIRGYDDVVTAPLHGFRDATHYYREASSGPRLADIRRPTLLLSSADDPMLEAPVIPPSARDNPFLSVVLTEHGGHVGFVAGRVHRPSFWAEAQALSFFEQVLAR